In the genome of Streptomyces lydicus, the window GGTACTGGGACGTCTTGCCGGCGCAGGTCTGCCAGTCCGTCGGGAAAGCCTGGAGCAGGGCGATCTGCTGGATCGTGAGTTTGGGCAGTGACTTACCGTCGCCGCCAGGTGTGACCCACGCGGTGTCGGGTCCGGGTACGGCGTCGCCTACCCCCCAACCGCTCAGGCCCATGGCTGCCCAGGCCCTTTTCGTGCCGCTGGGCCCCAGGTCGGCGCCGCCGTGCTTCTTGGAGCCGCCGACCAATGTGGGAGCCGGCCGCTGTGCGCCGGCAGCCCATCTGTCGGCATACGGCCAGCCGAGCGCGGACATCGAGGCATGCAGGAGATCGCCCACGGTCGCGGACGTGGAAACCGATGGCTCGGGCCATCGGAAGGCATCGCCGGCGGCACCCTTGAGCGCTACCAATAGGCCCTGCTCGCGATCCTGCGCGACGCCGAAGTCCTTGGCGTTGACCGTGCCCCAGTGCAGCCGGTAGCCGAGGTGCTCCAGCTCCGCCTTGATCTCCGTGCGCAGTTCCTCGAATGCGTCCGCGGTGACGAGCTTCGGAACATTCTCGATGAGCACCGCCCGGGGCAGCACCGCGGAGGCCAGCAACACCGTCGCCAGCAGGAGTTTCCGCTCGTGATCGTCGCTGCCGCGCGCGGCAGCCGCCACGGCCCGAACCCGCGGCAGCCCGGCGGACAACAGGTCCACGTCGTATGTGTACCTGTGCTCTGCCGGGTCGAATTCCAGGACGTCCATCTCCAGGACGTTCCACGCCGGGCGGTTGGTCCGCAGCGTCGTGCACGAGTGCCGGTCGTTCTCCACCAGTGCGACGGGGTCGAACCCGGCTGTCTCCAGACCCAGTGCCTGACCACCGGTCCCGGCGCAGATCTCGAGTGAGGTGAAACGGTGGGGTGTCACGGTCGGTCTCCTGCGTTCGCTGTCCGGTGGGCGTGGGGTGTGCCCACACCCCCGGGTTTCCTCGTCAGATTTCGTTCGCTTCGTCCCTGCACGAGGAATCGATGGTGGTGAAGCGGATCACCTTTCGCCCACCCCCCTCGGCGGAGGCGGGGGCGACGAAGGAGAACGCGATCACTGCCTTGTCGGCATCGATCCGTCCCGAGGACACGACATCCGCGGAGTGGTGCGACTCGACGATCGGGTAGAGCGCGATGACTCCACGGCGCTCGGTGGCGAATCGATCCGTTGCGGCATGGCCGCATGAGGGCAGTGCGCCCGCGACGCGCAGGGCGGCGGGCCGGTGCTTCGGGTCGCTGATCGCGCTGAACAGGGGGCCACGTCGGCGGTCACGACTGAACCAGGACAGCTCCCGGTCCGATGTGCCGATGCGGGCGCGCTTGCCCCCGGAGACGTGTTGGGGGGCGAGCACCAGCCAATCGTCCACCTGGGCCGACGTGGTGATCTCTTCCAGGTAGGTGCGGTGCGGCGCGAACTGGTGATCGGCGCACCATTTGAGGGACCGGAGCAGCGACATCAGGTCCTCGGCGGGCAGCAGCCCCGTGAGGGCCGAGAATTCATGGGTCCTTCCGGCGGTCCCGTACCGGTGGCCGAGGGTGATCGGAGCGTCCGAGAGACCGTCGAGCACCTGTGTCCAGAGCCGCGTATTGGTCCGGAGGTCGTGAACCGTCGTGGGGTATGCCGTCGGTTCCTCCCACTTGCCCGGTGAACGGATCTCCGCGAGCTGCGTGTTGTGCATCTTGTTCGGACTCGTGGGCTTCAGCAGGTGCTGGGAAACCAGGGGTGGCACCAGCGCCGGTGTCACCTGTGGATAGCCGTCGATCATGACGGAGTACTGCTTGAGCTGGTCGCGGAAGATCTCCTCGTCGCGGCAGATCGCCTCGAACGCCTCGTAGAGGTCCATCTCCTTGCTGCTGCCCGAGGTCTCGTTGCGGCCGATGTAGAGGCGTACGAGATCCCGGTAGCCGTTGCGGAAGCCGAACCAGCGGCCCATCTGCATCAACGTGGAGGCGTTCCCGGCACGACGCCGGTAGTAGGTGATCGTGAGGCCTTCGACAGTGAAGCCCCGGGAGAGCTTCTGTCCGCCGATGAGGATCTTCCAGATACGGCTGCCGTCGAAATCCGCCTCGCCGCGCTCGATGTCCTGGTCGCCGTTGACCACGATCACCGGGCGGTCGTCGCCGCCGATGTTCTGCCAGGCGGTGCCGACATAGGGAAGGAGATCGTCGTACGACGCCGGTACGGCGAAGCCGTCGGCGCGGGCACGGGAGACGGGAAGGAGATCACGTTCGAAGAGGTCGCGGAGACGGGCGTGCCCGGTGGGGCCGGTGTAGCCGCCTGTGAGCCACAACCTGCGCAGTCGCCCCAGCAGTTCGCGATGATCGGCAGTGAGGCGTGATTCGTGCACGAGCATGGTGTGATGTCGGTAGTAGCCGTACCCGAGCCCCGCTGCCTCGCGGTAGAGCTTCATGGCGGCGGTGAGCACGAACATGTCGACGGCCTCTCGCAGCGTGGCGTCGTCGGCGTCGTCGCCGATGTCGTCCGCGCCGATGTCACGGACATGGGCCTTCTCCTGGGAGTTGGCGACGTCGCGTTGCTCGGGCGGCACATCCGAGTCGAGGTCGTGGAAGTCCTGTACGCCCATGTACCCGTGCGGTCGGTCGAGCGAGATGATGAAGTCCCGCGGAAAGATGTCGGCCTTGTCGCCGGGGTCGATGAAGACGTTGGCGAACGGGGTCGCCGTGTAACCGACGTATTGGGCGCGTGGCAGCAGCTGGAGCAGCTGCGAGATCGCCGCGTTGATGGCGGTGCGCTCAGCCCCGGGCTTCTTGGGATTGGCGGTGTTGACCGAAGCCTCGTCCGACTCGTCGTCGATGATCAGCACGGGGATCTCGTCGAGCAGCCCGCCGACCCGCTTGAGGTCACTGACCAGCTTGGCCAGTACGGACTTGTTCTTCTTGACGACCATCAGTCGGGCGGCACTGCTGTGCAGGTTCACGGGGTCGTACAGCCGACGCGAGGGATCCTGCTTCTCGATGGCGAGTTCGCCGATGCCCTGGGCGAGCGGTTGATAGTCGTCGGCGCGTGTCGTGAGGCGGATGATGTCGAACGCGCCCAGCGTCGAAGGTCGCCCGCCGTGGGACAAAAACTTGTCCTCCAACCACGCGTTGTCCGTG includes:
- a CDS encoding DNA cytosine methyltransferase, whose product is MTPHRFTSLEICAGTGGQALGLETAGFDPVALVENDRHSCTTLRTNRPAWNVLEMDVLEFDPAEHRYTYDVDLLSAGLPRVRAVAAAARGSDDHERKLLLATVLLASAVLPRAVLIENVPKLVTADAFEELRTEIKAELEHLGYRLHWGTVNAKDFGVAQDREQGLLVALKGAAGDAFRWPEPSVSTSATVGDLLHASMSALGWPYADRWAAGAQRPAPTLVGGSKKHGGADLGPSGTKRAWAAMGLSGWGVGDAVPGPDTAWVTPGGDGKSLPKLTIQQIALLQAFPTDWQTCAGKTSQYRQLAQASPPPVAAALGRSIATALASADRAGS
- a CDS encoding Z1 domain-containing protein, giving the protein MTDQKTGEALLRVHRAALDGMSRTGPMALGPTLSFYGMQMAPDTDVSELAFRDALPSSHRPDPLLQLWHKQLTQWDFDAEASWTDTEPRTDSRRAATHKLLGLDAETCKVLDALVPVSTLAGPVVISREFAPWRATKAYQGHDWYWPKYADYLAAKGWPDDSVANLDEAAERVVERLADPTAEAAYQSKGLVVGYVQSGKTANFTGVIAKAVDAGYRLVIVLGGTLNLLRAQTQRRLDMELVGRENILRHTEEVHSDYYTDNAWLEDKFLSHGGRPSTLGAFDIIRLTTRADDYQPLAQGIGELAIEKQDPSRRLYDPVNLHSSAARLMVVKKNKSVLAKLVSDLKRVGGLLDEIPVLIIDDESDEASVNTANPKKPGAERTAINAAISQLLQLLPRAQYVGYTATPFANVFIDPGDKADIFPRDFIISLDRPHGYMGVQDFHDLDSDVPPEQRDVANSQEKAHVRDIGADDIGDDADDATLREAVDMFVLTAAMKLYREAAGLGYGYYRHHTMLVHESRLTADHRELLGRLRRLWLTGGYTGPTGHARLRDLFERDLLPVSRARADGFAVPASYDDLLPYVGTAWQNIGGDDRPVIVVNGDQDIERGEADFDGSRIWKILIGGQKLSRGFTVEGLTITYYRRRAGNASTLMQMGRWFGFRNGYRDLVRLYIGRNETSGSSKEMDLYEAFEAICRDEEIFRDQLKQYSVMIDGYPQVTPALVPPLVSQHLLKPTSPNKMHNTQLAEIRSPGKWEEPTAYPTTVHDLRTNTRLWTQVLDGLSDAPITLGHRYGTAGRTHEFSALTGLLPAEDLMSLLRSLKWCADHQFAPHRTYLEEITTSAQVDDWLVLAPQHVSGGKRARIGTSDRELSWFSRDRRRGPLFSAISDPKHRPAALRVAGALPSCGHAATDRFATERRGVIALYPIVESHHSADVVSSGRIDADKAVIAFSFVAPASAEGGGRKVIRFTTIDSSCRDEANEI